One genomic region from Amycolatopsis sp. FBCC-B4732 encodes:
- a CDS encoding bifunctional 2-polyprenyl-6-hydroxyphenol methylase/3-demethylubiquinol 3-O-methyltransferase UbiG encodes MPFNHNDHYHPLLLDQLPPGPGIALDVGCGTGRFARRLAATGMAVEAVDVSAAMVEAAAGLGSPGPGEIVYRQADVTTDALPEAHYDFISCLASLHHMPFETLAKLRRALVPGGVLVVLGLARPSTPVDWARAVAAVPVNALARLVVYAGERLNGGPEDGPRAPVADDFPTMAEVRREAARLLPGSTVRSLFFWRTLITYREHGDGDPTGG; translated from the coding sequence ATGCCGTTCAACCACAACGACCACTACCACCCGCTGCTGCTCGACCAGCTGCCACCGGGCCCGGGGATCGCGCTGGACGTCGGGTGCGGCACCGGGCGGTTCGCGCGGCGGCTGGCCGCGACCGGCATGGCGGTGGAGGCGGTCGACGTGTCGGCGGCGATGGTCGAAGCGGCGGCCGGGCTGGGTTCGCCGGGGCCGGGCGAGATCGTCTACCGGCAGGCCGACGTCACGACCGACGCCCTGCCCGAGGCCCACTACGACTTCATCTCCTGCCTGGCGTCGCTGCACCACATGCCGTTCGAGACGCTGGCCAAGCTGCGCCGCGCGCTGGTGCCCGGCGGGGTGCTCGTGGTGCTCGGCCTGGCGCGGCCCAGCACGCCGGTGGACTGGGCACGCGCGGTCGCGGCGGTGCCGGTCAACGCCCTCGCCCGGCTGGTCGTCTACGCCGGTGAGCGGCTGAACGGCGGCCCCGAGGACGGCCCGCGGGCCCCCGTCGCCGACGACTTCCCGACGATGGCCGAGGTCCGTCGCGAAGCGGCCCGGCTGCTGCCGGGCAGCACCGTCCGGTCGCTGTTCTTCTGGCGCACCTTGATCACTTACCGTGAGCACGGCGACGGTGACCCGACTGGCGGGTGA